A window of the Gordonia humi genome harbors these coding sequences:
- a CDS encoding IS3 family transposase (programmed frameshift), whose product MAAGTKHYSAELKRDAVTMVVELVGQGSTEWAAMKKTADLLGVGAAETVRQWVRKAPGVGAASVSSGGASADTAEEVRRLRKEVAELKRANGILKAASGFLRGRDRPATSLIVGFIGAHQGNRVGADGLVWGVDSMCQVLTEHGMAIAPSTYYEYRRRSPSARMRADARVIDAIFTMRRQHPLTRVLGSRKTWIILRSNGIDVARCTVERLMSEMGWRGASKKKSPRTTTPNPEHHRPADLVDRHFYAAAPNRLWVADFTYCRTVGGWAYTAFVTDVFARKIVGWKVAAEMTSDLVTTAIDNAIDNRKRCGTTAFDHLIHHSDAGSQYTALAFGQRLAAAGIAASIGSIGDSYDNALAESVNADYKNELVDNQPRFHGVAELSLATAEWVAFYNRQRPHSYCHDLTPDHAERLHYDRIATLNPEEALTT is encoded by the exons ATGGCAGCAGGAACGAAGCACTACTCGGCGGAGTTGAAGCGTGACGCGGTGACGATGGTGGTGGAGTTGGTGGGTCAGGGTTCGACGGAGTGGGCGGCGATGAAGAAGACCGCGGACCTGCTCGGTGTGGGCGCAGCCGAAACGGTGCGCCAGTGGGTGCGTAAGGCCCCCGGCGTCGGGGCCGCCTCGGTCTCCTCGGGCGGCGCTTCGGCCGATACGGCTGAGGAGGTGCGTCGGCTCCGCAAGGAAGTCGCCGAACTCAAACGTGCCAACGGCATCCTGAAGGCGGCATCAG GCTTTCTTCGCGGCCGAGATCGACCGGCCACATCGCTGATCGTGGGGTTCATCGGCGCTCACCAGGGAAACCGGGTGGGCGCCGATGGTCTTGTCTGGGGAGTCGATTCGATGTGCCAGGTGCTCACCGAGCACGGTATGGCCATCGCCCCGTCCACGTACTACGAGTACCGTCGGCGGAGTCCGTCGGCGCGCATGCGGGCGGATGCTCGCGTCATCGACGCGATTTTCACCATGCGCCGGCAGCACCCGCTGACCCGCGTCCTGGGCTCACGCAAGACATGGATCATATTGCGCAGCAATGGAATTGATGTGGCGCGCTGCACCGTCGAGCGTCTCATGAGTGAGATGGGCTGGCGCGGGGCGTCGAAGAAAAAGTCCCCGCGCACCACGACCCCCAACCCCGAGCATCACCGGCCGGCCGACCTGGTCGACCGCCACTTCTACGCGGCCGCACCCAACCGGCTGTGGGTGGCCGACTTCACCTACTGCCGCACCGTCGGCGGCTGGGCCTACACCGCGTTCGTCACCGACGTCTTCGCCCGCAAGATCGTCGGCTGGAAAGTCGCCGCGGAGATGACCTCCGACCTGGTCACCACCGCTATCGACAACGCGATTGACAACCGGAAACGTTGTGGCACAACGGCTTTCGATCATCTGATTCATCACAGCGATGCGGGGTCGCAGTACACGGCTCTCGCGTTCGGGCAACGGCTGGCCGCAGCGGGGATCGCCGCCTCGATCGGCAGCATCGGTGACAGCTACGACAACGCGTTAGCCGAATCGGTCAACGCCGACTACAAGAACGAACTCGTCGACAACCAGCCCCGATTCCACGGCGTCGCGGAACTGTCACTGGCCACCGCCGAATGGGTCGCGTTCTACAACCGGCAGCGGCCTCACAGCTACTGCCACGACCTCACCCCCGACCACGCCGAGCGACTCCACTACGATCGGATCGCCACCCTCAATCCGGAGGAGGCACTCACGACCTGA
- a CDS encoding iron chelate uptake ABC transporter family permease subunit, which translates to MTRPLEEAAAARRPRLLAAVLIAAILVGLLASASILIGSRPIGPAEIMAIVDGRGSEEVRTLIGQVRLPRTLAGLLVGAALAWAGTLMQAMTRNPLADPGLLGVGSGAAFAVTIGMSWLGLRSALGIAASAIIGAAAVTTVVLILGLRGRADGSQLILAGVAFSMTISGIQSAITLLNPRALDAMRACPPDRSQAPTARSSPSHSRYWPPAL; encoded by the coding sequence GTGACCCGCCCGCTCGAGGAGGCGGCGGCTGCCCGCCGGCCACGACTCCTCGCAGCGGTGCTCATCGCAGCCATCCTGGTGGGCCTGCTCGCCTCCGCCAGCATCCTGATCGGTTCCCGACCCATTGGCCCCGCCGAGATCATGGCGATCGTCGACGGCAGAGGGTCGGAGGAGGTGCGCACCCTCATCGGCCAGGTACGTCTCCCGCGCACCCTCGCCGGGTTGCTCGTCGGTGCTGCGTTGGCCTGGGCCGGGACGCTCATGCAGGCGATGACCCGGAACCCCCTCGCAGACCCGGGACTGCTCGGCGTCGGATCAGGGGCCGCGTTCGCGGTGACGATCGGTATGAGCTGGCTCGGGCTCCGCTCCGCCCTCGGGATCGCGGCCTCCGCGATCATCGGTGCCGCAGCGGTCACCACGGTCGTGCTCATCCTCGGCCTCCGGGGGCGTGCGGACGGGTCTCAGCTGATCCTCGCCGGAGTCGCCTTCAGTATGACCATCTCCGGCATCCAGTCGGCCATCACCCTGCTGAACCCCCGAGCTCTCGACGCGATGCGAGCCTGTCCGCCGGATCGCTCGCAAGCCCCGACCGCGAGGTCATCACCCTCTCACTCCCGATACTGGCCGCCGGCGCTCTGA
- a CDS encoding FecCD family ABC transporter permease, giving the protein MSRSSIDHKPGDRTAWRWAAAFLALAGLILVSLASGDLPLTPQEVLDAFLGRADDFTTTVVLSWRLPRALTALAFGAALGTAGAIFQSLTRNPLGSPDVIGFNTGAYTGVLLMLLLLPASGFLTIAVASIVGGLTTAILVLALARHTGSGGRGLILTGIAISALLAAVNTWLLYRTDTATATTGSIWAAGTLDNIRWAQAWPALTTLAVIGIATAAVLPTLRILTLGDDLATALGLRVPRTRTTLTVSAVLLTATTTAVAGPIMFIALAAPHIANTLLPRERPILAATVSGAI; this is encoded by the coding sequence ATGAGCCGAAGCTCGATCGATCACAAACCCGGCGATCGGACCGCATGGCGGTGGGCCGCCGCGTTCCTCGCACTCGCCGGTCTGATCCTCGTCTCGCTCGCTTCCGGCGACCTGCCGCTGACCCCGCAGGAAGTACTCGACGCGTTCCTCGGACGCGCCGACGACTTCACGACGACCGTCGTTCTGTCCTGGCGGCTGCCGCGCGCGCTCACCGCCCTCGCGTTCGGCGCAGCCCTCGGCACAGCCGGCGCGATCTTCCAATCCCTCACCCGCAACCCGCTCGGCAGCCCCGACGTGATCGGCTTCAACACCGGCGCGTACACCGGTGTTCTCCTCATGCTGCTCCTCCTACCGGCGAGCGGGTTCCTCACTATCGCGGTGGCCTCCATCGTCGGTGGGCTCACGACAGCGATCCTCGTGCTCGCCCTCGCTCGTCACACGGGAAGCGGCGGCCGCGGCCTCATTCTCACCGGGATCGCCATCAGCGCCCTTCTCGCCGCGGTCAACACCTGGCTGCTCTACCGCACCGACACCGCCACCGCGACAACCGGTTCCATCTGGGCCGCCGGCACCCTGGACAACATTCGCTGGGCGCAGGCCTGGCCCGCCCTCACAACCCTGGCCGTCATCGGAATCGCCACCGCCGCCGTTCTCCCGACACTTCGCATCCTCACCCTCGGCGACGACCTCGCGACCGCACTCGGCTTACGAGTGCCCCGCACGAGAACAACGCTCACCGTCTCCGCGGTGCTCCTCACCGCCACCACCACCGCGGTCGCCGGACCGATCATGTTCATCGCCCTCGCCGCCCCGCACATCGCGAACACGCTGCTCCCACGCGAACGACCGATCCTCGCCGCAACCGTCTCCGGGGCGATCTGA
- a CDS encoding ATP-binding cassette domain-containing protein, with translation MATTTPLLDPAVLRLLRPSLPTLAVAAAGTTLSGLFGLAAMWQIVRMIDTPGPAPVGWASGASLCGALLAAGASWLAHAVEGRFEARVRREVAGRLLRLPTARLAAYPTDHSRRLVSEDVAALHHMIAHLPAEAATLVAVPVCSVILMLTLAGPASLLALIPGALAGAAYLMWIPGLSAKHGAERGRVMGEITTAVDDYARGIHVFRSYGSADGALADYTDATRRFTSGMLAWVRRVATPAAVAIGLLQAVSSYAIAYAVGSARESAVLAAILLLGLALVTPALRLGHGLDYVTAGRNAASRIGALLAEPALPHGDANAVDGPGDILADGIVVSAEGRTILDGLALTAPASAVTAITGPSGAGKSTLLRVLAGLQPPVSGIVRVGGTDVSAFSEEARPEAVLLIPQSGDVLPASIRENLRLTAPDADDATLTAALARAQLDLPLDTDAALLSGGERQRVALTRAFLAQTGAILLDEPTSALGDATATRFWDELEELARADGKTVVAVTHDPRLALRADHVLRLAPAAAPAEGDDR, from the coding sequence GTGGCAACTACGACACCTCTCCTCGACCCGGCCGTCCTGCGACTGCTGCGTCCCTCCCTCCCGACACTGGCCGTCGCAGCGGCCGGCACGACGCTCTCAGGCCTGTTCGGCCTGGCCGCGATGTGGCAGATCGTGCGCATGATCGACACTCCAGGGCCCGCGCCGGTGGGTTGGGCCAGCGGCGCCTCGCTGTGCGGGGCGCTCCTGGCCGCGGGCGCTTCGTGGCTCGCGCACGCTGTCGAGGGGAGGTTCGAGGCGCGTGTGCGGCGCGAGGTGGCCGGTCGCCTGCTCCGGCTGCCGACCGCTCGCTTGGCCGCGTACCCGACGGATCACTCGCGCCGGCTCGTCTCAGAGGACGTCGCTGCGCTGCACCATATGATCGCTCACCTCCCCGCGGAGGCAGCCACTCTCGTCGCGGTCCCCGTGTGCTCCGTGATTCTGATGCTGACACTTGCCGGGCCCGCATCCCTCCTCGCCCTCATCCCGGGGGCGCTTGCCGGGGCGGCCTACCTCATGTGGATCCCGGGGCTCTCGGCGAAACACGGTGCCGAACGGGGCCGGGTGATGGGCGAGATCACGACTGCGGTCGATGACTACGCCCGTGGGATTCATGTCTTCCGTAGCTACGGCTCAGCGGACGGCGCCCTCGCGGACTACACGGACGCCACACGGCGCTTCACCTCCGGCATGCTCGCCTGGGTGCGCCGCGTCGCCACTCCCGCCGCGGTCGCCATCGGCCTGTTACAGGCGGTGTCCAGCTACGCCATCGCCTACGCGGTCGGCTCCGCCCGGGAGTCCGCCGTGCTCGCGGCGATCCTCCTGCTCGGCCTCGCCCTCGTCACACCCGCACTCCGACTCGGACACGGCCTCGACTACGTCACCGCGGGACGGAACGCCGCCTCACGCATCGGTGCGCTCCTCGCCGAACCCGCGCTACCGCACGGCGACGCGAACGCAGTCGATGGGCCGGGAGACATTCTGGCGGACGGGATCGTGGTCTCGGCGGAAGGTCGGACGATCCTCGACGGGCTCGCCCTGACCGCACCGGCGTCCGCGGTGACGGCGATCACGGGTCCGAGTGGTGCGGGAAAGAGTACCCTCCTTCGCGTGCTCGCGGGCCTCCAGCCGCCCGTGAGTGGCATCGTCAGAGTCGGCGGAACCGACGTGTCAGCGTTTTCCGAAGAGGCACGGCCGGAGGCGGTGCTGTTGATCCCGCAGAGCGGCGACGTGCTCCCAGCAAGCATCCGCGAGAACCTTCGCCTGACCGCCCCCGATGCCGACGACGCGACGCTGACGGCTGCCCTTGCTCGCGCCCAGCTCGATCTCCCGCTCGACACGGACGCCGCTCTGCTGTCCGGTGGCGAGCGCCAGCGCGTCGCGCTGACCCGCGCGTTCCTCGCGCAGACGGGCGCGATCCTGCTCGACGAGCCCACGAGCGCCCTCGGCGACGCGACAGCCACCCGCTTCTGGGACGAACTCGAAGAGCTCGCGCGGGCTGACGGGAAGACCGTCGTGGCGGTCACCCACGATCCGCGCCTCGCCCTCCGAGCCGACCATGTCCTCAGGCTCGCCCCGGCGGCCGCACCTGCGGAAGGAGACGACCGATGA
- a CDS encoding ABC transporter substrate-binding protein — protein MAAVLVGALLLAGCASGPAAPSTDGSAPGDGAFPVTMHNAYGDVAIKKKPERIAALGYADVALASAMGAEVVLVPESFTSVAGVGDDKNLPYIDPLPEDTTWVNPMSINVEQVASTKPDLILATAAFTLDEAMYQQLSDIAPVVTYEKGLYQAASKESAVRVGQALGDPGAADQLIQQADDAIAKTKEELPNLDGGTFLYGQARDGVVVFLVDQENVTARFMQQLGLVSLPAITELGGQGSVPGSIDVSFEQAPLFNDAGVLFMTYQSDALQQKFESDPIVSRQPIMRQRYVPVGLDAATALQDPNVAAVPWLLEELRPGLELIPAT, from the coding sequence ATGGCTGCAGTGCTGGTCGGCGCACTGTTGCTCGCCGGCTGCGCCTCCGGACCCGCTGCGCCTTCCACGGACGGATCCGCGCCCGGCGACGGCGCATTCCCGGTGACCATGCACAACGCCTACGGCGACGTCGCAATCAAGAAGAAGCCCGAACGGATCGCCGCCCTCGGCTACGCCGACGTGGCGCTGGCATCGGCGATGGGTGCGGAAGTGGTGCTCGTGCCCGAATCGTTCACGTCGGTCGCCGGAGTAGGCGATGACAAGAACCTTCCGTACATCGACCCGCTCCCCGAGGACACGACCTGGGTGAACCCGATGAGCATCAACGTCGAGCAGGTCGCTTCCACCAAGCCCGACCTCATCCTCGCCACCGCCGCATTCACGCTGGACGAAGCCATGTACCAGCAACTCAGCGACATCGCACCCGTCGTCACCTACGAGAAAGGCCTCTACCAGGCCGCCAGCAAGGAATCCGCGGTACGCGTGGGCCAGGCCCTCGGTGACCCCGGGGCCGCCGATCAACTGATTCAGCAGGCCGACGACGCCATCGCGAAGACGAAGGAAGAACTGCCGAACCTCGACGGCGGCACCTTCCTGTACGGGCAGGCCCGCGACGGCGTGGTCGTGTTCCTGGTCGATCAGGAGAACGTCACGGCCCGGTTCATGCAGCAGCTCGGGCTCGTCTCCCTCCCCGCGATCACGGAACTCGGCGGACAGGGCTCCGTGCCCGGCTCGATCGACGTGAGCTTCGAGCAGGCCCCGCTGTTCAACGACGCGGGCGTGCTGTTCATGACGTACCAGTCCGACGCCCTGCAGCAGAAGTTCGAGTCCGACCCGATCGTGTCCCGGCAACCGATCATGCGGCAGCGGTACGTCCCCGTCGGCCTCGATGCCGCGACCGCCCTGCAAGACCCCAACGTCGCGGCCGTGCCGTGGCTGCTCGAAGAGCTGCGCCCCGGCCTCGAACTCATCCCCGCGACGTGA
- a CDS encoding TetR/AcrR family transcriptional regulator, with product MDDIVSKLDPVQVVDEALAVVRSDGEAALSMRSLATKLGVTPMALYHHFADRDALLLALVERVSETIVFPTPSHDPARDSVDLALCLHGFLVEHPWMIRLISTGRLASPAGLRFPEGFLSCARHAGLDDEAAFVFYRTMFATILGQATITCAKRNRPSVLPEHAGARPLLPVVTELTPRWPELDAAQTPARVFEAVTGILPSA from the coding sequence ATGGACGACATCGTGAGCAAACTGGATCCCGTGCAGGTCGTGGACGAGGCCCTCGCCGTCGTGCGCTCCGATGGCGAAGCCGCGCTCTCGATGCGGTCCCTCGCCACGAAGCTGGGCGTGACCCCGATGGCGCTGTACCACCACTTCGCAGATCGCGACGCGCTGCTGCTCGCGCTGGTGGAGCGGGTATCCGAAACGATCGTGTTCCCGACGCCGTCGCACGATCCCGCGCGGGACTCTGTCGACCTCGCCCTGTGTCTGCACGGCTTCCTCGTCGAACACCCATGGATGATCCGCCTGATCTCCACCGGCAGGCTCGCAAGCCCGGCCGGCCTCCGGTTTCCGGAAGGGTTCCTCTCCTGCGCACGCCACGCCGGGCTCGATGACGAGGCGGCATTCGTGTTCTACCGCACCATGTTCGCGACCATCCTCGGGCAGGCCACCATCACCTGCGCCAAGCGGAACCGCCCGAGCGTTCTCCCCGAACACGCCGGAGCCCGCCCGCTGCTCCCCGTCGTCACGGAACTGACGCCGCGCTGGCCGGAACTCGACGCGGCGCAGACCCCGGCACGTGTGTTCGAAGCCGTAACAGGCATCCTGCCTTCCGCCTGA
- a CDS encoding ATP-binding cassette domain-containing protein, whose product MNRSTSAPEHVRPGLPAAARRRMAWIGAGWVLAVLAEATAYTVLAVAVRDRGGVLPVVAAAAVSLVATVLVSRAGYLGGARLAGDLYAQLGRSLSTAKLSWFTAENRALVTTVAGRSIPALMGVPAHQLQTLICAPLAPLLMVAAVGFVSGAREAGVLALLLLAALAAQMLAQSHLQRADAERHRIEQEAMRATMEFVDHLELIRTAAGTRGLVRADEVWARQEQAMARTNRAAAPATLASSLASVMPIAGMLILLAVSGQFTTPPEALALLVLTIRASAPIDELALAGVNFNEVRSHSSAYHSAATAPSLPVPADPVPPAGSEIRLRDVAHPPALRAITAAIPVGARVHVAGSSGVGKSTLLGLLQRFDDPAAGAVTLGGVSLSALEEAEITARIAYVPQDPVVLTGTLADNIRLGRPGASDDEILHAAERAQLGEVIARNPLGIHQHLGIHGQALSGGERQRVAIARALLKNAPVLVLDEATSALDAATEERIADALADLDATLVFVTHRDPAIWRPDRTITLQGPQPA is encoded by the coding sequence ATGAATCGCAGCACCTCGGCACCCGAGCACGTGCGGCCGGGTCTTCCGGCCGCGGCGAGACGGCGGATGGCCTGGATCGGCGCCGGCTGGGTGCTCGCGGTCCTCGCCGAAGCCACCGCCTACACGGTCCTTGCCGTCGCGGTCCGCGACCGGGGCGGCGTCTTGCCCGTGGTCGCCGCGGCGGCTGTGTCGTTGGTCGCCACCGTGCTGGTCTCCCGCGCCGGATACCTGGGCGGCGCCCGGTTGGCCGGCGACCTTTATGCCCAGCTCGGCCGATCCCTTTCAACTGCGAAGCTGTCATGGTTCACGGCAGAGAACCGTGCGCTCGTGACCACCGTTGCCGGACGCAGCATACCGGCGCTGATGGGTGTGCCCGCCCACCAGCTGCAGACGTTGATCTGCGCACCGCTTGCCCCTCTTCTCATGGTCGCTGCGGTCGGGTTCGTGTCAGGCGCTCGAGAGGCGGGCGTGCTCGCCCTCCTGCTGCTGGCCGCCCTCGCCGCGCAGATGCTCGCGCAGAGTCACCTGCAACGCGCCGACGCCGAGCGTCATCGCATCGAACAGGAGGCGATGCGAGCGACGATGGAGTTCGTCGACCACCTCGAGCTGATCCGCACCGCCGCCGGCACCCGAGGTCTCGTCCGCGCGGATGAGGTCTGGGCGCGACAGGAACAGGCGATGGCGCGCACCAACCGGGCCGCGGCGCCCGCAACCCTCGCGTCTTCTCTCGCGTCGGTCATGCCCATTGCCGGGATGCTGATCCTGCTCGCCGTCTCCGGACAGTTCACGACCCCGCCGGAAGCTCTTGCGTTGCTGGTGCTCACCATCCGGGCGTCCGCCCCGATCGACGAACTCGCCCTCGCAGGCGTGAACTTCAACGAGGTACGTTCACACAGCTCGGCCTACCATTCGGCCGCGACGGCGCCGAGTCTGCCCGTCCCCGCTGACCCCGTCCCTCCGGCAGGTTCTGAGATCCGACTTCGGGACGTCGCGCATCCGCCCGCGCTCCGCGCGATCACCGCGGCCATTCCCGTAGGGGCACGCGTGCACGTCGCCGGATCCAGCGGCGTGGGCAAGAGTACGCTCCTCGGACTGTTGCAGCGTTTCGATGATCCCGCCGCGGGCGCTGTCACTCTTGGCGGCGTCTCGCTCTCTGCACTCGAGGAGGCAGAGATCACCGCAAGAATCGCTTACGTCCCCCAGGACCCAGTCGTGCTCACGGGTACGCTTGCCGACAACATCAGACTCGGCCGCCCCGGAGCCTCCGACGATGAGATCCTTCACGCAGCCGAGCGCGCCCAACTGGGCGAGGTGATCGCTCGCAACCCGCTGGGCATCCATCAGCACCTCGGTATTCATGGGCAGGCGCTCTCCGGAGGTGAACGTCAACGCGTCGCGATCGCACGCGCTCTCCTCAAGAACGCGCCGGTGCTCGTGCTCGACGAGGCCACCTCCGCCCTCGACGCGGCCACAGAGGAGCGGATCGCCGACGCCCTCGCCGACCTCGATGCGACTCTCGTCTTCGTCACGCACCGCGACCCCGCCATCTGGCGCCCTGACCGCACCATCACTCTGCAAGGGCCACAGCCGGCATGA
- a CDS encoding FecCD family ABC transporter permease, with the protein MAAGALIALLLVRPMDALALGDDLARGLGSHPLTTRAGTGLAAVCLVGAATAIAGPIGFIGLMVPHIVRPFTGPSTAPLLLVSAFTGAGLVLTADILSRIILWPGEIPVGIVCAALGALAMLFLLQRRR; encoded by the coding sequence CTGGCCGCCGGCGCTCTGATCGCACTTCTGCTGGTCCGCCCGATGGACGCGCTCGCTCTCGGCGACGACCTCGCCCGCGGCCTCGGCTCACACCCCCTGACCACCCGAGCGGGCACCGGGCTCGCGGCCGTATGCCTCGTCGGTGCCGCCACCGCGATCGCCGGGCCCATCGGATTCATAGGCCTCATGGTGCCGCACATCGTCCGCCCCTTCACCGGCCCCAGCACCGCACCGCTCCTACTCGTATCCGCGTTCACGGGCGCCGGCTTGGTCCTCACCGCCGACATCCTGTCCCGGATCATCCTCTGGCCGGGAGAGATCCCCGTCGGGATCGTCTGCGCAGCCCTCGGGGCGCTGGCGATGCTCTTTCTCCTCCAGAGACGCCGATGA
- a CDS encoding TetR/AcrR family transcriptional regulator, whose protein sequence is MPSTRVDNDTFIHRARRTQIIDAAIEVVAEVGADRASISRIAERAGITRGVVTYHFRDRRSLFAAVVAHVYGLAHGALGERVDSAGSPRESLRTFIVGSLEFYAEYSVEMTALSAIYRTPDIPRADQGEHRSELTDIEAILDDGMRSGDFRAHDPTIMAATIRSALDAALVRVRAGADVGHEGAELCELFDGATRVLPDLPTTGRIRKR, encoded by the coding sequence ATGCCGTCCACCCGCGTCGACAACGACACGTTCATCCACCGTGCACGCCGTACCCAGATCATCGACGCCGCAATCGAGGTCGTCGCCGAGGTCGGCGCCGACCGCGCGAGTATCTCGCGGATCGCCGAGCGCGCCGGGATCACCCGCGGAGTGGTCACGTATCACTTTCGTGATCGCCGTTCGTTGTTCGCCGCCGTGGTGGCCCATGTCTACGGTCTCGCCCACGGCGCCCTCGGGGAACGGGTGGATTCTGCCGGGAGTCCACGGGAGTCGTTGCGCACGTTCATCGTCGGGAGTCTGGAGTTCTACGCCGAGTACTCCGTCGAGATGACTGCGCTCTCCGCCATCTACCGGACGCCGGATATACCACGCGCCGATCAAGGCGAACACAGATCCGAACTCACCGACATCGAGGCGATCCTCGACGACGGCATGCGGTCGGGCGACTTCCGTGCTCATGACCCCACGATCATGGCGGCGACGATCCGATCAGCGCTCGACGCCGCGCTCGTCCGCGTACGGGCGGGCGCCGACGTCGGTCACGAGGGCGCCGAACTCTGCGAACTGTTCGACGGCGCGACCCGGGTCCTCCCCGACCTGCCGACAACGGGGCGGATCAGGAAGCGGTGA